From the Lolium rigidum isolate FL_2022 chromosome 2, APGP_CSIRO_Lrig_0.1, whole genome shotgun sequence genome, one window contains:
- the LOC124690686 gene encoding adipocyte plasma membrane-associated protein-like, translating into MAPAGLIGTAALAVVVSLAVHVVLNCPIQPVPSPPLPAARYPPNNLLQGLKKLGEPGLIAPEDVYVDAAAGGTLYTATRDGWLQRMHPNGSWEQWRFVGGTGLLGIAPSADGSMIVCDAHKGLLRVEEKRVTILASTVQGSTIRFADAAIEAADGTVYFSDACTRFGFDQWFLAYIESRPTGRLLKYDPRTGDASVELDNLAFANGVALSRDEAFVVVCESGGFRCSRLWLKGDKAGQADTFVQDLPGCPDNIRLASDGSFWIAIHQLRSPLLDLVTRWTWTKRVVASFPALVDRIMATAKGAMVVQVSENGDIIRVLDDSEGKVINFITSVTEYNGDLYFGSLSTNFVGKLSLANVLQGKKEVHVTHVQ; encoded by the exons GATCGGCACGGCGGCGCTGGCCGTGGTCGTGTCGCTGGCAGTCCACGTCGTGCTTAACTGTCCCATCCAGCCAGTCCCATCGCCGCCCCTGCCCGCCGCTCGCTACCCTCCCAATAACCTCCTCCAG GGGCTGAAGAAGCTTGGCGAGCCGGGGCTGATCGCGCCAGAGGACGTGTACGTggacgcggcggcgggcgggacgTTGTACACGGCGACCAGGGATGGATGGTTGCAGAGGATGCACCCCAACGGGTCCTGGGAGCAGTGGCGGTTCGTCGGCGGCACGGGCCTGCTCGGGATCGCGCCGTCCGCCGACGGCAGCATGATCGTCTGCGACGCCCACAAG GGATTGCTGAGGGTTGAAGAAAAACGCGTGACGATTCTTGCATCGACGGTCCAGGGCTCCACGATTAG GTTTgccgacgccgccatcgaggcaGCCGATGGCACGGTCTACTTCAGCGACGCCTGCACCAGGTTCGGCTTCGACCAGTGGTTCCTCGCCTACATCGAGTCCCGCCCCACCGGCCGTCTCCTCAAGTACGACCCCCGCACCGGCGACGCGTCCGTGGAGCTCGACAACCTAGCCTTCGCCAATGGCGTCGCCCTGTCGCGGGACGAGGCCTTCGTCGTCGTGTGTGAGTCGGGCGG GTTCAGATGCTCCAGGCTGTGGCTGAAAGGGGACAAAGCTGGCCAGGCGGACACGTTCGTCCAGGACCTCCCGGGGTGTCCGGATAACATCCGTCTAGCTTCAGACGGATCCTTCTGGATCGCCATTCACCAG CTGAGGTCGCCGTTGCTAGACTTGGTCACCCGCTGGACCTGGACCAAGAGAGTTGTTGCTTCGTTCCCGGCGCTCGTCGACAGGATCATGGCAACGGCCAAGGGGGCCATGGTGGTGCAGGTATCAGAGAATGGCGACATCATCCGTGTGCTCGACGACTCTGAAGGCAAAGTGATCAATTTCATCACATCGGTAACGGAGTACAACGGGGACCTCTACTTTGGAAGCCTCTCAACGAACTTTGTAGGCAAGCTATCTTTGGCAAATGTATTACAGGGGAAGAAGGAAGTTCATGTTACACATGTACAGTAG